Proteins encoded together in one Urocitellus parryii isolate mUroPar1 chromosome 3, mUroPar1.hap1, whole genome shotgun sequence window:
- the Cdc34 gene encoding ubiquitin-conjugating enzyme E2 R1 isoform X2, with protein MARPLVPSSQKALLLELKGLQEEPVEGFRVTLVDEGDLYNWEVAIFGPPNTYYEGGYFKARLKFPIDYPYSPPAFRFLTKMWHPNIYETGDVCISILHPPVDDPQSGELPSERWNPTQNVRTILLSVISLLNEPNTFSPANVDASVMYRKWKESKGKDREYTDIIRRSWGPRWTQSAMA; from the exons atggCCCGGCCACTGGTGCCCAGCTCGCAGAAGGCGCTGCTGCTGGAGCTCAAGGGGCTGCAGGAGGAGCCGGTGGAGGGCTTCCGGGTGACGCTGGTGGACGAGGGCGACCTGTACAACTGGGAGGTGGCCATCTTCGGGCCTCCCAACACCTACTACGAGGGCGGCTACTTCAAG GCTCGCCTCAAGTTCCCCATCGACTACCCTTACTCTCCACCAGCCTTTCGGTTCCTGACCAAGATGTGGCACCCAAACATCTATGAG ACAGGGGACGTATGCATCTCCATTCTCCACCCACCTGTTGATGACCCACAGAGTGGGGAGCTGCCCTCGGAGCGGTGGAACCCCACACAGAACGTCAG GACCATCCTCCTGAGTGTCATCTCCCTGCTCAACGAGCCCAACACCTTCTCACCGGCCAATGTGGATGCCTCAGTGATGTACAGAAAGTGGAAAGAGAGTAAGGGGAAGGACCGGGAGTACACGGACATCATCCG
- the Tpgs1 gene encoding tubulin polyglutamylase complex subunit 1: protein MAAQETRGTWDMAALPVPVPSVKMAAVEKRRPAVAPAASFTDNGRPSVSRAQAAAENEEDFLRQVGVTEMLRAALLKVLEARPEEPIAFLAHYFENMGLRSPASGGAGEPPGQLLLQQQRLGRALWHLRLAHHSQRTAFNNNVSVAYECLSAGGRRKRPGLDGRTYSELLKRICRDGEAPEEVVAPLLRKIQCRDHEAVPRGVFRAGMLTCFVLLDFVARAGALFRLLEAPGLAVADRRVGQAVLDTLEGALGAGDHTAVPACYLEAGSRLGPDSLALALDRAATGRRPSSPMSREEFLEKAAALFIAKVKPVG from the exons ATGGCCGCCCAGGAAACTCGGGGCACGTGGGACATGGCGGCGCTTCCGGTCCCAGTGCCCTCAGTGAAGATGGCGGCAGTGGAGAAGCGGCGGCCGGCGGTAGCACCGGCGGCCAGTTTCACGGACAACGGCCGGCCGTCGGTGTCCAGGGCGCAAGCGGCCGCCGAGAATGAGGAGGACTTCCTGCGGCAGGTCGGCGTGACCGAGATGCTGCGCGCGGCCCTGCTAAAGGTTCTGGAGGCGCGGCCCGAGGAGCCCATCGCCTTTCTGGCGCACTACTTCGAGAACATGGGCCTGCGCTCTCCGGCAAGCGGCGGCGCCGGAGAACCCCCGGGACAGCTCCTGCTGCAGCAGCAGCGCCTGGGTCGCGCGCTGTGGCACCTTCGCCTGGCTCACCATTCACAGAG GACAGCCTTCAACAACAATGTCAGCGTGGCCTACGAGTGCCTGAGTGCCGGCGGCCGCAGGAAGAGGCCTGGGCTGGATGGCCGCACCTACAGCGAGCTGCTGAAGCGCATCTGCAGGGATGGAGAGGCCCCGGAGGAGGTGGTGGCCCCACTGCTGCGCAAGATCCAGTGCCGCGACCATGAGGCGGTGCCGCGGGGCGTCTTCCGGGCAGGCATGCTGACCTGCTTTGTGCTGCTGGACTTCGTGGCCCGGGCAGGAGCCCTCTTCCGGCTTCTTGAGGCCCCAGGCCTGGCAGTGGCTGACCGCCGTGTGGGCCAGGCCGTTCTGGACACCCTTGAGGGGGCCCTGGGGGCTGGTGACCACACTGCTGTGCCTGCATGCTACCTGGAGGCCGGCTCGCGCCTGGGACCCGACAGCCTGGCGCTGGCCCTGGACCGTGCAGCGACCGGCCGGAGGCCCAGCTCCCCCATGTCCCGAGAGGAGTTCCTGGAGAAGGCAGCCGCCCTCTTCATCGCCAAGGTCAAGCCAGTGGGCTGA
- the Madcam1 gene encoding mucosal addressin cell adhesion molecule 1 yields MEQGLALLLALSLGLLQPGHGQPLHVEPPEPVVAMAVGASLQFTCSLACEGGAARVRWRGLDIGLGAVLSEAGSSVLWVHNASLSAAGTRVCEGSCGDRRFQRTVRLLVYAFPDQLAVSPATLVPGRNQEVACTAHSVSPAGPDTLSFSLLLGNRELEGVQALGREEEEEDPQETEDLLFRVTERWLLPPLGTPAPPTLHCQATMRLPGLELSHRRALPVLHSQTSLESPDPTSSEPSTTTSPQATPQQGSTGTPRIDSSTRTCRPEIHWSLEPALEGEVSWELLCEAACGPGMTVHWTLAPGGLAAYKRREAGAQAWLSLPPDGSRTEGFFQCRLDPGGQVVSLYVPIQKVIPKTSPDHPPAALWTGSLVLGLLLMPPLAYRLWRRCRPLPATPARLPVSLRLLPVRH; encoded by the exons ATGGAGCAGGGCCTCGCCCTCCTGCTGGCCCTCTCCCTGGGGCTCCTCCAGCCAGGGCACG GTCAGCCCCTGCACGTGGAGCCCCCGGAGCCCGTGGTGGCCATGGCCGTGGGCGCGTCGCTGCAGTTCACCTGCAGCCTGGCCTGCGAGGGCGGGGCGGCCAGAGTGCGGTGGCGGGGCCTGGACATCGGCCTGGGCGCGGTGCTGTCGGAGGCAGGCAGCAGCGTGCTCTGGGTGCACAACGCCTCGCTGTCGGCAGCCGGCACGCGCGTGTGCGAGGGCTCTTGCGGGGACCGTCGCTTCCAGCGCACCGTGCGACTCCTGGTGTACG CCTTCCCGGACCAGCTGGCCGTGTCCCCAGCGACTCTGGTGCCTGGAAGGAACCAGGAGGTGGCCTGCACTGCCCACAGCGTCTCCCCGGCTGGCCCTGACACACTGTCCTTCTCCCTGCTCCTGGGAAACAGAGAGCTGGAGGGTGTCCAGGCTCTAggtagagaggaggaggaggaggacccccAGGAGACGGAGGACCTGCTGTTCCGGGTGACCGAGCGCTGGCTGCTGCCCCCCCTGGGGACTCCTGCCCCACCCACCCTCCACTGCCAGGCCACCATGCGGCTCCCTGGCTTGGAGCTGAGCCACCGCCGGGCCCTTCCAG TCTTGCACAGCCAGACCTCGTTGGAGAGCCCAGACCCAACCTCATCAGagccctccaccaccacctccccccagGCCACCCCCCAGCAGGGCTCCACCGGCACCCCCAGGATTGACAGCTCCACTAGGACTTGCCGCCCAGAGATCCACTGGTCTCTGGAGCCTGCACTGGAGGGAGAGGTCAGCTGGGAGCTGCTGTGTGAGGCGGCCTGTGGCCCTGGCATGACCGTGCACTGGACCCTGGCTCCTGGGGGCCTGGCAGCCTACAAGAGGAGGGAAGCAGGGGCTCAGGCATGGCTGAGCCTGCCTCCAGACGGCTCCAGAACCGAGGGCTTCTTCCAGTGTCGCCTGGACCCGGGCGGCCAAGTGGTCAGCCTCTATGTGCCCATCCAGAAGGTGATCCCAAAAACCT CTCCCGACCATCCGCCCGCCGCCCTGTGGACTGGCAGCCTGGTGCTGGGGCTGCTTCTGATGCCGCCCCTCGCCTACCGCCTGTGGAGACGCTGTCGACCCCTGCCCGCGACCCCCGCCCGCCTGCCCGTCTCCCTGCGGCTCCTGCCGGTGCGCCACTAA